In Dryocola sp. LX212, the genomic stretch CAACCTACCGAGAAGTTTGCAGCGGCCAGACTGGACACACCGAGGCGGTCCGCGTGGTGTATGACCCAGCGGTTGTGAGCTACGGAGAACTGCTGCATATTTTCTGGGAAAATCACGATCCAGCCCAGGGGATGCGCCAGGGCGGCGACGTCGGCACCCAGTACCGCTCAGGCATTTATCCGCTAACGCCAGAACAGGATACAGCGGCACGAGCAAGCCTTGAGCGCTTCCAGGCCGCCATGGTCGCGGCAGGCGATAAGCGCCAGGTAACCACGGAAATCGTCAACGCCGGTCCGTTCTACTACGCCGAAGACGACCACCAGCAGTATCTGCACAAGAACCCGTACGGCTACTGTGGTATCGGCGGGATTGGTGTTTGTCTGCCGCCTCAGGGGTGATGACTGTTAGGGCAGCCAAACTGTTTTAGTTTGTTGTAGAATTAATATCCACAATCGCTATACTCCTTTGTAAGATCAAATCTTACAAAGGAGGAGGATTATGGCGCGCACGATGACTGTAGATCTCGGTGACGAGCTACGTGAGTTCATTGATTTATTAGTAGAGGCTGGTGATTACAGAACCCAGAGCGAAGTTTTACGAGATGCTTTACGTCTGCTAAAAGAAAAGCAGGCCGCCTCTAAGCTTCAGGCTTTGAAAGAATTATTAGCGGAAGGCATCAACAGCGGAACGCCTGAAGCCTGGGAAAAAGATACTTTTCTACAACGGATGAAAGAAAAGGTGAAATCAAGGAATGAAAACAGTTGAGCTAACGCCTAAAGCCACAGAGGACCTGGAGTCTATCTGGTTATACAGCTACGACCGTTACGGCGAAACGAAGGCCGATGAATACATCGACAGGATTTCGATGGTCCTGAAGATGCTGATAAGCCATGAGATAGGGACTTCCAGACCTGAATTAGGTAAAAACATCTTCTCTCTACCAGCTGAACAACACGTGATCTTTTTTGTCAGCCATTGCTCCCGCATCACAGTGATTCGTATATTAAGCCATGCTCAGGATGCGCTCAGGCATTTAGCCTGGTATTAGCGCCAGTGGCAGCCCCTCCCCGCCTTACGCTATACTACCCGTTGAATTTGCTGACATGCTTCACGAGAGCGGCCAGCATTTTTTATGTATGACCCCAATGGATTTTCAACTTCCCCTTCCGAGGATCTGGCCACAACAGCCAGAAAAATTATGTTAAACAGTATTTTAGTGATACTTCTCTTAATCTCCGTCAGCGCGTTTTTTTCGATATCCGAAATCTCGCTGGCCGCCTCCCGTAAAATTAAGCTCAAGCTGCTGGCTGATGAGGGCAACGTTAACGCACAGCGCGTGCTGAAGATGCAGGAAATGCCCGGCATGTTCTTTACCGTGGTGCAGATTGGCCTGAACGCGGTGGCAATACTTGGCGGTATCGTCGGTGACGCGGCGTTTTCCCCGGCCTTTAAGTCGCTGCTGGAACGCTTCTTCTCACCGGAGATGTCGGATCAGCTCAGCTTTATTATCTCCTTTACCCTTGTCACCAGCCTGTTCATCCTTTTTGCAGACCTCACCCCGAAACGCATCGGTATGATTTCGCCTGAAGCTGTAGCACTGCGAATCATCAACCCGATGCGCTTCTGTCTGTATATCTTCCGCCCGCTGGTCTGGTTCTTCAACGGCCTGGCCAATATGATTTTCCGCATCTTCA encodes the following:
- the msrA gene encoding peptide-methionine (S)-S-oxide reductase MsrA, producing the protein MSLFEKTHPVAQSEALPGRNTPMPVASLHAVNEHSMTNVPEGMEIAYFAMGCFWGVERLFWQVPGVYSTAAGYAAGYTPNPTYREVCSGQTGHTEAVRVVYDPAVVSYGELLHIFWENHDPAQGMRQGGDVGTQYRSGIYPLTPEQDTAARASLERFQAAMVAAGDKRQVTTEIVNAGPFYYAEDDHQQYLHKNPYGYCGIGGIGVCLPPQG
- a CDS encoding type II toxin-antitoxin system ParD family antitoxin; the protein is MARTMTVDLGDELREFIDLLVEAGDYRTQSEVLRDALRLLKEKQAASKLQALKELLAEGINSGTPEAWEKDTFLQRMKEKVKSRNENS
- a CDS encoding type II toxin-antitoxin system RelE/ParE family toxin, whose product is MKTVELTPKATEDLESIWLYSYDRYGETKADEYIDRISMVLKMLISHEIGTSRPELGKNIFSLPAEQHVIFFVSHCSRITVIRILSHAQDALRHLAWY